One segment of Capnocytophaga sp. oral taxon 878 DNA contains the following:
- the gldA gene encoding gliding motility-associated ABC transporter ATP-binding subunit GldA, producing the protein MQIEVQNLTKIYGQQTAVNAINFQLEKGEITGFLGPNGAGKTTTMKMLTGALTPTAGSITITGINMLKNPIEAQKKIGYLPEHNPLYTEMYVREYLHFMAGLYPNVPKNRIEEVINLTGLLPESNKKIEALSKGYRQRVGLASTLIHDPEILILDEPTTGLDPNQLVEIRHIIKELGKHKTVLLSSHIMQEIQAVASRVIVINKGNIVLDKKMTELQGKDQIIEVAFDFRVEERLLRNLPNIVSVSNVYEFLYQLQFDTQTDMRPTVFDFANQNGLKILQINHKHTDLEEKFLQVTRGY; encoded by the coding sequence ATGCAAATAGAAGTTCAAAACTTAACAAAAATATACGGACAGCAAACCGCTGTAAATGCTATTAATTTCCAACTTGAAAAAGGAGAAATCACAGGCTTTTTAGGTCCCAATGGGGCAGGCAAAACCACCACTATGAAAATGCTCACAGGAGCTCTTACCCCCACAGCCGGTAGCATAACCATAACCGGCATCAATATGCTTAAAAACCCTATCGAAGCACAAAAAAAAATAGGCTATCTCCCCGAACATAACCCCCTTTATACCGAGATGTACGTGCGTGAGTACCTCCATTTTATGGCAGGACTTTACCCTAATGTACCTAAAAACAGAATTGAAGAAGTAATAAATCTTACCGGTTTATTGCCCGAAAGTAATAAGAAGATTGAAGCACTTTCCAAAGGATACCGCCAACGAGTAGGTTTAGCATCCACACTCATTCACGACCCCGAAATACTCATTTTAGACGAACCTACTACCGGTCTTGATCCCAACCAGTTAGTCGAAATACGTCATATTATCAAAGAGCTTGGCAAGCACAAAACAGTATTGCTTTCTTCACATATTATGCAAGAAATACAAGCCGTTGCCAGCCGCGTAATAGTTATAAATAAAGGAAACATAGTGCTCGATAAGAAGATGACCGAGCTACAAGGAAAAGATCAAATTATAGAAGTAGCTTTTGATTTCCGTGTCGAAGAACGCCTCTTGCGTAACCTCCCCAATATTGTTTCAGTTAGCAATGTTTATGAATTTCTCTACCAGTTACAGTTTGATACCCAAACCGATATGCGTCCCACAGTATTTGATTTTGCTAACCAAAACGGACTAAAAATCCTCCAAATCAATCATAAACATACTGACTTGGAGGAGAAATTTCTTCAAGTAACTCGTGGTTACTAA
- the truA gene encoding tRNA pseudouridine(38-40) synthase TruA has product MRYFIKFSFFGKHYHGWQIQPKAITVQEVLQQALSTLLRESIAVVGAGRTDSGVHAEEMYAHFDTKDTLPIDFVRKLNSFLPSDIAIDSIFAVTPEAHARFGAISRTYQYHISTRKDVFKRDYSMYFTLPLNVSLMNEAAHILYYYTDFQCFSKTHTDVKTFLCKVYEANWEQVGHELIFTITADRFLRNMVRAVVGTLIEVGQQRLSLTDFEDIIMSKSRSNAGASVPACGLFLTRIEYPETIFIEKITE; this is encoded by the coding sequence TTGCGTTACTTTATCAAATTTTCTTTTTTTGGGAAGCATTATCACGGTTGGCAAATACAACCTAAGGCTATTACAGTGCAGGAAGTATTGCAACAAGCTTTGAGCACCTTGTTGCGTGAATCTATAGCTGTAGTTGGAGCAGGGCGTACTGATAGTGGGGTACACGCTGAAGAAATGTATGCCCATTTTGATACAAAAGACACTCTGCCTATTGACTTTGTACGCAAACTTAACTCGTTTCTTCCGAGTGATATTGCTATTGATAGTATTTTTGCAGTTACTCCTGAGGCACATGCGCGTTTTGGTGCTATAAGTCGTACGTACCAATATCACATAAGTACGCGAAAAGATGTATTTAAGCGTGATTACAGTATGTACTTTACTTTGCCACTGAATGTATCCTTAATGAATGAAGCTGCCCATATACTGTATTATTACACCGACTTTCAGTGTTTTTCTAAAACGCATACCGATGTAAAGACTTTTTTATGCAAAGTGTATGAGGCTAATTGGGAACAGGTAGGGCACGAGCTGATATTCACTATTACTGCTGATAGGTTTTTGCGCAATATGGTGAGAGCTGTAGTGGGTACCCTTATAGAAGTAGGACAGCAACGCCTATCACTTACTGATTTTGAGGATATTATTATGAGTAAGAGCCGTAGTAATGCAGGAGCATCGGTGCCTGCTTGTGGTTTGTTCCTGACACGTATTGAATATCCTGAAACTATCTTTATAGAAAAAATAACTGAATAA
- a CDS encoding lipopolysaccharide assembly protein LapB, which yields MKKPLLIASALLFAAVAFGQKKELKEIEKQIRKGELPAAQTGLNAIKGSIDGTEFAPQFYFLEGELNIAFAKKNTRTAASLQAATEAFAKVRQLEGGKGKYSGQIPALANEAVNIAITEAQNSYDKQLYKNAAIAFEQVYRLSPRDTAFLYNAAVVSVQNKDYDNAVRIYKELKDLRYDGSEKVYYATDKQTKKEVAFGDKNQRDLMVKAKTHERPRDEKTPSKRADIVKNIAYIYVEQGKNEEALKAFEEARKSYPKDANIILNQANIYLQLGDKEKFKELMAEAAQIEPNNPDLHYNMGVINMEQKNIADSRKNFEQALRIKPNYPDAALNLSTTYLEEGNALVEQMNKLGTSKADNEKFDKLRGEKDELFKKGASILEDFIKVHGNTDSILEQLKIIYGALGDTSNFQRIKKMLDK from the coding sequence ATGAAAAAACCATTATTAATTGCTTCAGCGCTATTGTTTGCAGCTGTGGCTTTCGGTCAGAAAAAAGAACTTAAAGAGATTGAAAAACAAATCCGTAAAGGAGAGCTTCCTGCTGCTCAAACAGGTTTAAATGCTATTAAAGGAAGTATAGATGGGACAGAGTTTGCTCCTCAGTTTTACTTTTTAGAAGGAGAATTAAACATTGCTTTTGCTAAGAAAAACACAAGAACAGCGGCTTCATTACAAGCAGCTACAGAGGCTTTTGCTAAAGTAAGACAACTAGAGGGAGGTAAAGGAAAATACTCTGGACAGATTCCGGCTTTGGCAAATGAGGCTGTGAATATCGCGATTACAGAGGCACAAAATAGCTATGATAAGCAACTTTACAAAAATGCAGCTATAGCTTTTGAACAAGTATATCGTTTGAGTCCGAGAGATACTGCTTTCCTGTACAATGCGGCAGTAGTATCAGTACAAAATAAGGATTATGACAATGCTGTACGCATTTACAAAGAATTAAAAGACTTGCGTTATGATGGTAGCGAAAAAGTATACTATGCTACTGATAAGCAAACTAAAAAGGAAGTAGCTTTTGGTGATAAAAATCAGCGTGACTTGATGGTTAAAGCTAAGACTCACGAGCGTCCTCGTGATGAAAAAACCCCTTCAAAACGTGCTGATATAGTTAAAAACATTGCCTATATTTATGTAGAACAAGGTAAAAACGAAGAGGCACTTAAGGCTTTTGAAGAAGCAAGAAAATCATATCCTAAAGATGCAAACATTATCTTGAATCAAGCTAATATCTATTTGCAATTAGGTGATAAAGAGAAGTTCAAAGAATTAATGGCAGAGGCAGCTCAAATTGAGCCTAACAACCCTGACTTACATTACAATATGGGGGTTATTAATATGGAACAAAAAAACATTGCAGACTCACGTAAAAACTTTGAGCAAGCCCTTCGTATTAAACCTAACTACCCTGATGCTGCTTTGAACCTTTCAACAACTTATCTTGAAGAAGGTAATGCCTTGGTAGAACAAATGAACAAATTGGGTACCTCAAAGGCTGATAATGAGAAATTTGACAAGCTAAGAGGTGAAAAAGATGAATTGTTCAAAAAAGGAGCTAGTATATTGGAAGACTTTATTAAAGTTCATGGTAATACTGATAGCATTTTGGAGCAGCTTAAAATTATTTACGGTGCTTTAGGTGACACATCTAATTTCCAACGCATTAAAAAGATGCTAGATAAATAA
- a CDS encoding leucine-rich repeat domain-containing protein codes for MLEELLSWSRKGIEEAWDIASLKVLKLYGLKKEQYKKGRALTSVLELDLRSTTVEDLSFLADCKNLKNLHLSYMKRLKDLNFLKNLTELEVLVIEGNKIEDFGVVSCLKRLKQCSLDSKIGTAKSDDFIHLKALESFGLYGNKTMQKVSREVKEVLGLK; via the coding sequence TTGCTGGAAGAGTTGCTATCGTGGAGTAGGAAAGGTATAGAGGAGGCTTGGGATATAGCGAGCTTGAAAGTACTTAAATTATATGGGCTAAAGAAGGAACAATACAAGAAGGGAAGGGCTTTGACATCGGTTTTGGAATTGGATTTAAGAAGTACAACGGTAGAAGATTTATCGTTTTTGGCTGATTGTAAGAACTTAAAGAACCTGCATTTATCTTATATGAAACGCCTAAAAGACCTTAACTTTTTAAAGAACTTAACAGAGTTGGAGGTTTTGGTAATTGAAGGGAATAAGATAGAAGACTTTGGTGTAGTATCGTGCTTAAAGAGACTAAAACAATGCAGTTTGGATAGCAAAATAGGAACAGCCAAGAGTGATGATTTTATTCATTTAAAGGCTCTGGAAAGTTTTGGTCTATACGGGAACAAAACAATGCAGAAAGTGAGCCGTGAAGTGAAAGAAGTATTGGGATTAAAGTAG
- a CDS encoding M48 family metallopeptidase: protein MKKLIISLSLLAAFSCKTNPFTGKSTLNFMPNSTVFPMAFSQYSTFLNSNKVISSTNDAAMVKRVGQRIAKAAEVWLDANGYKGYLKDYQWEYNLVDSPEVNAWCMPGGKIVVYTGILPVTKTEAGLAVVMGHEVAHALADHGAQRMSAATLQQIGAAAGSVALQVTNKSQYNELFSLAYGLGTNVGVMLPFSRSNETEADAIGIQIMAIAGYDPAEAPELWKRMSALKGGKESNPLLSTHPSDASRIKNLTQLVPKARAEAAKFGVTSFK, encoded by the coding sequence ATGAAGAAACTTATTATTTCATTATCATTGTTAGCTGCCTTTTCTTGCAAAACCAACCCATTTACAGGAAAAAGCACCCTAAACTTTATGCCTAATAGTACCGTTTTTCCAATGGCTTTCAGTCAGTATTCTACCTTCCTCAATTCCAATAAGGTAATCAGCAGTACCAACGATGCCGCTATGGTAAAACGCGTAGGCCAACGCATAGCCAAAGCCGCCGAAGTATGGCTCGATGCCAACGGATATAAAGGATATCTAAAAGATTACCAATGGGAATATAACCTTGTTGATAGCCCCGAAGTGAACGCTTGGTGTATGCCTGGCGGCAAAATCGTAGTATATACAGGCATCTTACCTGTTACCAAAACCGAAGCAGGCTTAGCCGTAGTTATGGGGCACGAAGTAGCACACGCCCTAGCCGATCACGGAGCTCAACGTATGAGTGCCGCCACCCTACAACAAATAGGCGCAGCAGCAGGATCTGTAGCCCTCCAAGTTACCAATAAAAGTCAGTATAACGAACTGTTTTCGCTAGCCTATGGCTTAGGTACCAATGTAGGTGTTATGCTCCCCTTTAGCCGCTCTAATGAAACCGAAGCCGATGCTATAGGTATCCAAATTATGGCCATCGCAGGATATGACCCTGCCGAAGCCCCCGAACTCTGGAAACGTATGTCCGCCCTTAAAGGTGGTAAGGAAAGTAACCCTCTCCTCAGCACACACCCCTCCGATGCTTCTCGCATCAAAAACTTAACCCAATTAGTGCCAAAAGCACGTGCCGAAGCAGCCAAATTCGGCGTAACCTCATTTAAATAG
- a CDS encoding purine-nucleoside phosphorylase yields the protein MQQFYDKINETARIIQSYIPEHTPEFAIILGSGLSKLEDEVEVISEIKYKNIPNFPKSTVSGHKGKLIYGKIEGRYVLMMAGRVHYYEGYTMQEVTFPIRVFHQLGIKRLIVSNASGGVNPNFSIGDVMVIRDHINMFPEHPLRGKNLDLFGTRFPDMSKPYTHAMIAELEKIAKENNIKLQKGVYVGLQGPSFETPAEYGMVRILGGDAVGMSTVPEVIVARHQNMEVCALSVITDLGGPEISPDVSHEEVLNAANIAMPNVILLVKNLIKNYR from the coding sequence ATGCAACAGTTTTACGATAAAATTAATGAAACGGCTCGCATCATACAGTCGTATATTCCAGAACACACCCCCGAGTTTGCTATCATTTTAGGATCAGGACTCAGCAAATTAGAAGACGAAGTTGAAGTAATTTCCGAAATTAAGTACAAAAACATCCCCAACTTCCCTAAGTCCACTGTATCAGGACACAAAGGAAAACTCATCTACGGTAAAATCGAAGGACGTTACGTACTAATGATGGCAGGTCGCGTACACTATTATGAAGGCTACACTATGCAAGAAGTAACCTTCCCAATACGCGTATTCCACCAGTTAGGCATCAAGCGCCTCATTGTATCCAATGCCTCAGGAGGCGTAAATCCCAACTTTTCAATAGGCGATGTAATGGTAATCCGTGACCATATCAATATGTTCCCCGAACATCCCCTACGTGGCAAAAACTTAGACCTCTTCGGCACCCGATTCCCCGATATGAGCAAACCATACACCCACGCTATGATTGCCGAACTCGAAAAAATCGCCAAAGAAAATAATATTAAATTACAAAAAGGTGTGTATGTAGGGCTACAAGGTCCCTCTTTTGAAACCCCTGCCGAGTACGGTATGGTACGCATCTTAGGCGGCGATGCTGTAGGTATGAGTACCGTGCCCGAAGTAATTGTAGCACGACACCAAAATATGGAAGTATGCGCCCTATCAGTAATCACCGATTTAGGAGGCCCTGAAATATCCCCCGATGTATCTCACGAAGAAGTACTGAACGCTGCCAATATCGCTATGCCCAACGTGATATTACTAGTTAAAAACCTTATAAAAAACTACCGTTAG
- a CDS encoding thioesterase family protein, whose amino-acid sequence MSRLQFDYELRTRYAETDQMGVVYYGNYPQYLELGRVEWLRSIGFTYKAMEEEGVMMPVVSLQIQYKKPALYDELITIRTILKELPSKKIEFDYEIYNEKGELLSTANTVLVFVDAKTFRPVRCPEKVLQLIGKAIG is encoded by the coding sequence ATGAGTAGATTACAGTTTGACTATGAACTGCGTACTAGGTATGCAGAAACAGACCAAATGGGGGTTGTGTACTATGGGAATTACCCTCAGTATTTGGAATTGGGGCGTGTAGAGTGGTTACGTTCTATTGGTTTTACCTACAAAGCTATGGAGGAAGAGGGTGTTATGATGCCTGTGGTATCTTTGCAAATACAATATAAAAAGCCCGCTTTATATGACGAGCTTATTACTATTCGTACTATCCTTAAAGAACTTCCTTCTAAAAAAATAGAGTTTGATTACGAGATTTACAATGAAAAGGGCGAATTACTTTCTACAGCTAATACTGTATTGGTATTTGTAGATGCAAAAACTTTTCGTCCTGTACGTTGTCCTGAAAAGGTGTTACAACTTATTGGAAAGGCTATAGGTTAG
- the dnaA gene encoding chromosomal replication initiator protein DnaA translates to MKEAAEKVWEKCLDFIKDNIEEQQFNMWFAPIIPESLEDNKLKIKVPSRLHYEWLEETYISLLKSALNFSLGQNSRLVYVIGKDANRQQLPSTNRPELAKQSVTLATETKDPELKNPFVIPGIREITIDPQLNLQLNFDNFVEGNSNRLARSAGIAVANKPGGTAFNPLFIFGGVGLGKTHLAHAIGVDIKEKHPKKKVLYVSAEKFTQQFISASTAKDNKNNLNDFIHFYQLIDVLIVDDIQFLSGKVKTQDAFFHIFNHLHQTGKQVILTSDKAPVDLFDIEQRLLSRFKWGLSAELQLPDYETRYEILKNKFYNDGAEIDEDIIAYLAENIRTNIRELEGVSNSLIAQAAFNRKEYSIELAQSIIEKSVKNNRHDLTIDHIQQIIADYFSLDIESLHSKTRKRNVVQARQLAMFFSKKYTKSSLSTIGSQIGQRDHATVLHACKTVENLIETDREFKKYVSDLETKFSD, encoded by the coding sequence ATGAAAGAAGCAGCTGAAAAAGTATGGGAAAAGTGTCTTGATTTCATTAAAGACAACATAGAAGAACAACAATTTAATATGTGGTTCGCCCCTATAATCCCCGAAAGTTTAGAAGATAACAAGCTAAAAATAAAGGTGCCATCACGGCTCCATTATGAGTGGCTTGAGGAAACGTATATATCCCTCCTCAAATCTGCTTTGAACTTCTCTTTAGGGCAAAATTCACGCTTAGTATATGTTATAGGCAAGGATGCCAATAGGCAGCAATTACCTAGTACCAACCGCCCCGAGTTGGCAAAACAATCAGTTACTTTAGCTACCGAAACTAAGGACCCCGAACTGAAAAACCCATTCGTAATACCTGGTATCAGAGAAATTACTATTGATCCTCAGCTAAACCTACAACTCAACTTCGATAACTTCGTCGAAGGTAATTCCAACCGATTAGCACGCTCGGCAGGAATAGCTGTAGCTAATAAGCCAGGAGGCACTGCTTTTAACCCCCTATTTATATTCGGTGGGGTAGGCCTAGGTAAAACACACTTAGCACACGCTATCGGGGTTGATATTAAAGAAAAACACCCTAAGAAAAAAGTACTTTATGTATCAGCCGAAAAGTTCACCCAGCAGTTCATCAGCGCTTCTACTGCCAAGGACAATAAAAATAACCTGAATGATTTTATTCACTTCTATCAGCTTATCGATGTGCTAATAGTAGATGATATCCAATTCCTTTCAGGTAAAGTAAAAACCCAAGACGCCTTCTTTCATATCTTTAACCATCTACACCAAACCGGCAAGCAAGTAATACTTACTTCCGATAAAGCTCCTGTTGATTTGTTTGATATTGAACAACGCCTGTTATCTCGCTTTAAATGGGGACTATCAGCCGAACTACAATTACCCGATTATGAAACCCGTTATGAAATACTAAAAAACAAATTCTATAACGATGGGGCCGAAATAGATGAAGATATTATAGCCTATTTAGCCGAGAATATACGCACCAACATACGTGAGTTAGAAGGGGTAAGTAACTCACTCATTGCACAAGCTGCTTTTAATCGAAAAGAGTATTCTATAGAGCTTGCTCAAAGTATTATTGAAAAATCAGTTAAAAATAACCGCCATGATTTAACTATCGATCATATTCAGCAAATCATAGCCGATTATTTTAGTTTAGATATTGAGTCTCTACATTCTAAAACACGTAAGCGCAATGTCGTTCAAGCTAGGCAGTTAGCTATGTTTTTCAGTAAAAAATACACCAAAAGTTCCCTATCAACTATTGGTAGCCAAATAGGCCAACGTGACCATGCTACAGTACTTCACGCTTGCAAAACGGTTGAAAACCTTATCGAAACCGATCGTGAATTCAAAAAATATGTAAGCGATTTAGAAACTAAATTTTCTGACTAA
- a CDS encoding alanine dehydrogenase — MPHTFAQLIPQEERLAVATKQQSLKIGIPKEHSFGEQRICLTPSDVAVLTANEHHILIESGAGKKANFTDRDYSEVGAEIIYDTQDVFACPIILKVAPLTYEEITYIKPNTVVISVLPLNTLTTEYFEALAQKQITALAFEYIKDEQENYPIRQSISEITGVASVLIAAELLSQESGVLLGNIVGVPPAEVILLGANEITTAAAQTALSLGANVKIFAKSLSDLRKLKQLLPSVFTATLQSSLLKENLKHCNILIGAMRGEKYSPVVITNEMVQLMPRGSVIIDTTIDTGGCIETSQLTSFNNPTFVAHEVLHYGVPNLPSRYAHTASVSLSNVLLPYLLKIGEEGGFENALQADKGFRNGLYLYHGIFTNDTVSQWFDLPYKPLNLLFL, encoded by the coding sequence ATGCCACACACATTTGCTCAGCTCATACCTCAAGAAGAACGCTTGGCTGTAGCCACTAAGCAACAGTCTCTAAAAATAGGGATACCTAAAGAGCATAGCTTTGGGGAGCAACGCATCTGCCTTACTCCCTCTGATGTTGCTGTACTAACAGCCAATGAGCACCATATCTTGATAGAAAGCGGAGCAGGCAAAAAAGCTAACTTTACCGATAGAGATTACAGTGAGGTAGGCGCTGAAATAATATATGATACTCAAGATGTATTTGCCTGTCCTATCATATTAAAGGTAGCCCCCCTTACTTATGAAGAAATAACCTACATAAAACCCAATACCGTAGTAATTTCAGTTTTACCTCTTAATACACTTACTACTGAGTATTTTGAGGCGCTTGCTCAAAAACAAATTACAGCTTTAGCTTTTGAGTATATTAAGGATGAGCAAGAAAATTACCCCATACGCCAGTCAATTAGTGAAATAACAGGTGTAGCATCTGTACTTATAGCCGCCGAGCTTCTAAGCCAAGAAAGCGGAGTTCTTTTGGGTAATATAGTAGGCGTGCCCCCTGCCGAAGTAATACTTTTAGGGGCCAATGAAATAACAACAGCTGCAGCCCAAACAGCCTTAAGTTTAGGAGCAAATGTAAAGATATTCGCAAAATCTCTTTCCGATTTGCGAAAGCTAAAACAACTATTACCTTCTGTATTTACAGCTACTTTACAGTCTTCACTCCTCAAAGAAAACCTAAAACATTGTAATATATTAATAGGAGCTATGCGTGGCGAAAAATACTCACCTGTAGTAATTACCAATGAAATGGTTCAACTAATGCCACGTGGTTCTGTAATTATCGATACTACAATTGATACAGGTGGCTGTATTGAAACCAGTCAGCTTACCTCTTTTAATAATCCTACATTTGTAGCTCATGAGGTGTTACATTACGGAGTGCCAAATTTACCTTCACGTTATGCTCATACAGCTTCAGTTTCTCTTAGTAATGTACTGCTACCTTATCTACTAAAAATAGGAGAAGAAGGCGGCTTTGAAAACGCTCTACAAGCTGATAAAGGCTTCCGTAACGGACTATATTTATACCACGGAATTTTCACCAATGATACGGTTTCCCAATGGTTTGATTTGCCTTATAAACCCCTTAATTTATTGTTTTTATAG
- the recQ gene encoding DNA helicase RecQ, translated as MKMTTDDLHKSLKHYFGFEAFKGHQEEIIMSVINRENTFVIMPTGGGKSLCYQLPALVLEGTAIVISPLIALMKNQVDVVRGISSTDSIAHVLNSSLTKNEIREVMDDISNGKTKLLYVAPESLIKEEYANFLKTVPISFVAVDEAHCISEWGHDFRPEYRNIKTIIERLGSNIPIVALTATATPKVQEDILKNLGMQEANVFKSSFNRPNLYYEVRPKTKNVDADIIRFVKQNDKKSGIIYCLSRKKVEDLAQTLQVNGISAVPYHAGLDAKTRAKHQDMFLMEEVDVVVATIAFGMGIDKPDVRFVIHHDIPKSIESYYQETGRAGRDGGEGHCLAFYSYKDVEKLEKFMIGKPIAEQEIGQALLQDIVAYAETSSSRRKFILHYFGEEFDEVNGEGADMDDNVRFPKEKKEAKDDVVKLLNVIIATKQKFKAKELVNTLIGKVSALIKAHRIDEQDFFGIGKDKEDVYWMALLRQVMVNGLIRKDIETYGVMFITDKGREFLKKVPSFMMTEDHSFEEEPENINSDNASVADPVLLEMLKDLRKKVAKQKGVPPFVVFQDPSLEDMALKYPITIQELTNVHGIGEGKAKKFGAEFVKLIEKYVEENDIIRPEDLIVKTTGSNSALKLFIIQNVDRKLPLPDIAQAKGLEMDEFLKEMEQIVYSGTKLNIDYWVNEILDEEQQEELHEYFMEAESDKISLASKEFAGDYEDDELRIYRLKFISEVAN; from the coding sequence ATGAAAATGACAACAGACGACTTACATAAATCCCTGAAACACTACTTTGGTTTTGAAGCGTTTAAAGGGCATCAAGAAGAGATTATAATGAGCGTAATTAACAGGGAAAATACCTTTGTAATTATGCCCACAGGGGGTGGTAAATCATTATGTTACCAGCTACCTGCCTTGGTATTGGAGGGAACGGCTATTGTTATATCACCACTTATAGCCTTAATGAAAAACCAAGTGGATGTGGTACGCGGTATCTCATCTACTGATAGTATAGCCCACGTGCTGAATTCATCACTTACAAAAAATGAAATACGTGAGGTGATGGATGATATTAGTAATGGTAAAACAAAACTGTTATATGTAGCTCCTGAATCACTTATTAAAGAAGAATATGCTAATTTTCTTAAAACAGTGCCTATCTCATTTGTAGCAGTAGATGAAGCTCACTGTATTTCGGAATGGGGGCATGATTTTCGTCCTGAATATCGCAATATTAAGACAATTATTGAGCGTTTAGGCAGTAATATTCCTATTGTAGCTCTTACAGCTACAGCTACTCCTAAGGTGCAGGAGGATATACTCAAAAACTTAGGTATGCAGGAAGCTAATGTATTCAAATCATCATTTAACCGCCCCAATTTGTACTATGAAGTACGCCCTAAAACTAAAAATGTTGATGCTGATATTATCAGATTTGTAAAACAAAATGATAAAAAATCGGGGATAATATACTGCTTAAGCCGTAAAAAGGTAGAAGATCTTGCGCAGACATTGCAAGTAAATGGTATTTCGGCAGTGCCTTATCACGCGGGATTGGATGCTAAAACGCGTGCTAAACATCAAGATATGTTCCTTATGGAAGAGGTAGATGTGGTAGTGGCCACTATTGCCTTTGGTATGGGAATAGATAAACCGGATGTACGGTTTGTAATTCATCATGATATTCCTAAAAGCATTGAGAGCTATTATCAGGAGACGGGACGTGCAGGACGTGATGGAGGTGAAGGACATTGCTTGGCTTTCTACTCATATAAAGATGTAGAAAAGTTAGAAAAGTTTATGATAGGTAAGCCTATTGCCGAACAAGAAATAGGACAAGCCCTTTTGCAAGATATAGTAGCATACGCAGAAACATCTAGTTCACGCCGTAAGTTCATATTACACTATTTTGGTGAGGAATTTGACGAGGTAAATGGTGAAGGTGCAGATATGGATGATAATGTACGCTTCCCCAAAGAAAAGAAAGAAGCTAAAGATGATGTAGTAAAATTACTAAATGTAATTATAGCTACAAAACAGAAATTTAAAGCTAAAGAGTTAGTAAATACCTTAATAGGAAAAGTAAGTGCTTTGATAAAAGCACACCGTATTGATGAACAAGATTTCTTTGGTATAGGGAAAGACAAAGAAGATGTGTATTGGATGGCATTGTTACGACAAGTAATGGTAAATGGCTTGATACGTAAAGATATTGAAACCTATGGGGTAATGTTTATTACTGATAAAGGTAGGGAATTTCTTAAAAAAGTACCTTCGTTTATGATGACTGAAGACCACTCTTTTGAAGAAGAACCTGAAAATATAAATAGTGATAATGCTTCGGTAGCTGACCCTGTATTATTGGAAATGTTGAAAGACCTGCGCAAAAAGGTAGCTAAACAAAAAGGCGTACCACCATTTGTAGTATTCCAAGACCCTTCATTGGAAGATATGGCGCTTAAATACCCTATTACTATTCAGGAGCTTACTAATGTACATGGTATAGGTGAGGGAAAAGCTAAGAAGTTTGGGGCTGAATTTGTCAAACTTATTGAGAAATATGTAGAAGAGAATGATATTATACGTCCGGAAGATCTTATTGTGAAGACTACAGGTTCTAACTCGGCATTAAAATTATTTATCATTCAGAATGTAGACCGTAAACTACCTTTACCTGATATAGCTCAAGCTAAAGGTTTAGAAATGGATGAGTTCTTGAAAGAAATGGAACAAATAGTGTACAGCGGAACTAAACTAAATATTGATTATTGGGTGAATGAAATATTAGATGAAGAACAACAAGAAGAACTTCATGAGTATTTTATGGAAGCTGAAAGTGATAAAATATCACTTGCTTCTAAAGAGTTTGCTGGTGACTATGAAGATGATGAACTGAGAATATACAGATTAAAGTTCATTAGTGAAGTAGCTAATTAA